The following are from one region of the Rutidosis leptorrhynchoides isolate AG116_Rl617_1_P2 unplaced genomic scaffold, CSIRO_AGI_Rlap_v1 contig173, whole genome shotgun sequence genome:
- the LOC139881582 gene encoding LOW QUALITY PROTEIN: allantoinase-like (The sequence of the model RefSeq protein was modified relative to this genomic sequence to represent the inferred CDS: inserted 1 base in 1 codon; deleted 2 bases in 2 codons; substituted 1 base at 1 genomic stop codon) encodes MDVFQWRLLPLLVLLISLIVFFYVQDSSKSKLSHSDCSLLPYKHYWITSKRIVTPQGLISGAVEVKGESIVSILKEEEWHGTSKTGYVMDYGDAVLMPGLIDIHAHLDDPGRAEWEGFLSGTKAAAAGGITTLIDMPLNSDPSTVSAETLQLKIDAARNRLYVDVGFWGGLVPGNAFNATTLESLLNAGVLGLKSFMCPSGIDDFPMTNASHIKEGLSVLAKYRRPLLVHAEMELIXKSNLQLGDAEDDPRSYLTYLKSRPPSWEEAAIRELLSVAKDTRTGGPAEGAHVHIVHLSDASSSLDLIKRAKSSSDSITVETCPHYLAFSAEEIQDGDTRFKCAPPIRDANNQXKLWKALMEGHIDMLSSDHSPTVPELKLLNEGNFLKAWGGISSLQFVLPVTWSFGLKYGATLEQLAMWWSERPAKLAGLKSKGAIAIGNLADLVIWQPEVEFDLNSDHPVFIKHPDNSAYMGKRLSGKVLATFVRGNLVFEEGKHPPAACGSIILAT; translated from the exons ATGGACGTCTTCCAATGGAGATTGTTACCTCTACTTGTGTTGCTCATTTCGTTAATTGTATTCTTCTATGTTCAAGACTCCTCAAAGTCAAAG TTATCTCATAGTGATTGCAGTCTACTTCCTTACAAGCATTATTGGATAACGAGTAAGCGTATAGTCACACCACAAGGTCTCATATCTGGTGCAG TTGAGGTGAAAGGAGAGAGCATTGTATCTATCCTTAAGGAAGAGGAATGGCACGGTACTTCCAAAACGGGTTATGTAATGGATTATGGAGATGCTGTTTTAATGCCTGGACTGATTGACAT ACATGCACATCTTGATGATCCTGGGAGAGCTGAATGGGAAGGATTTCTGTCAGGGACTAAAGCAGCTGCTGCTG GTGGTATAACAACATTGATTGACATGCCACTGAACAGTGACCCATCAACTGTTTCTGCAGAAACTCTGCAACTCAAG ATTGACGCAGCCAGAAACAGGTTATATGTTGATGTTG GTTTCTGGGGAGGGCTGGTTCCTGGAAATGCTTTCAATGCTACCACCCTGGAATCTCTCCTTAATGCTGGTGTTCTTGGTTTGAA G TCGTTCATGTGTCCATCTGGTATTGATGACTTTCCTATGACGAATGCCAGTCACATCAAG GAAGGGCTTTCTGTATTGGCAAAATATAGAAGA CCTTTACTTGTACATGCTGAGATGGAATTAATTTAGAAAAGCAACTTACAGCTTGGGGATGCTGAAGATGATCCTCGATCTTATCTAACTTATCTCAAGTCTAGACCACCGTCATG GGAAGAGGCCGCTATTAGAGAACTATTGTCAGTTGCAAAAGACACAAGGACTGGTGGTCCTGCAGAAGGAGCTCATGTTCATATTGTACATTTATCTGATGCTAGCTCTTCCTTAGATCTTATAAAG AGAGCAAAAAGCAGCAGTGATAGCATAACCGTTGAGACATGCCCCCATTACTTGGCTTTTTCAGCAGAGGAGATTCAGGATGGCGATACTCGTTTCAAGTGTGCTCCACCCATTCGCGATGCAAACAATC GAAAGTTGTGGAAAGCACTAATG GAAGGGCATATCGATATGCTCAGCTCTGACCATTCACCAACTGTACCAGAACTCAAACTCCTTAATGAAGGGAACTTTTTGAAGGCTTGGGGTGGCATATCTTCTCTCCAG TTTGTTCTACCTGTGACGTGGTCGTTTGGATTGAAATATGGAGCGACTTTGGAGCAATTAGCTATGTGGTGGAGCGAAAGGCCGGCTAAGCTAGCTGGACTGAAGTCAAAG GGAGCAATTGCAATCGGAAACCTAGCCGATTTGGTGATATGGCAACCTGAAGTTGAG TTTGACCTTAATTCTGATCATCCTGTATTCATCAAGCATCCTGATAATTCAGCCTATATGGGCAAGAGACTCTCTGGGAAAGTGTTGGCGACTTTTGTGAGAGGAAACCTCGTCTTCGAGGAAGGAAAACACCCTCCTGCTGCATGTGGCTCCATTATCTTAGCAACATAA